A window of the Hordeum vulgare subsp. vulgare chromosome 5H, MorexV3_pseudomolecules_assembly, whole genome shotgun sequence genome harbors these coding sequences:
- the LOC123452938 gene encoding uncharacterized protein LOC123452938, translated as MAAAPAPPPPEASPPPLDASASASASASDDEWDADGFVIPDVTIQDDDDDVTTHSVPKARDPEPTQAKEEKIYLGPHGAPPSGAKQQQLNTVGRKQSFRNKLKEADRKFSGNAQENKVESLRQLMGAVTTDSRGMAKSSRRDWLDPHCRESEFDRKPR; from the exons ATGGCGGCCGcccccgcccctccgccgccggaAGCGTCCCCGCCGCCCCTCGACGCCtctgcctccgcctccgcctccgcctccgacgACGAGTGGG ATGCGGATGGATTTGTTATTCCTGATGTGACtattcaagatgatgatgatgatgttactACACACAGTGTCCCCAAAGCAAGGGATCCTGAACCTACACAG GCAAAAGAGGAGAAGATATACTTGGGACCTCATGGGGCGCCCCCATCAGGAGCAAAGCAGCAGCAACTTAACACAGTTGGCCGTAAGCAGAGTTTCAGGAACAAGCTGAAGGAAGCAGATAGGAAATTCAGTGGCAATGCTCAGGAGAACAAGGTGGAAAGCCTAAGACAGCTCATGGGGGCTGTAACAACAGATAGTAGGGGTATGGCGAAGAGTTCTCGTCGCGACTGGCTTGACCCACACTGTCGTGAGTCGGAGTTTGATAGGAAACCGCGCTAG
- the LOC123452939 gene encoding uncharacterized protein LOC123452939, producing the protein MSQESSFPPPHTHTNPATTMALMVAPSPLLTSGGGATAFATRLTPKKKGAGLIVSKRSRISAQLGGGGGGGDGETKPDGKKFITREQEPEQYWQTAGERKGENPMMTPLPYIVIFGFSTPFIILAIAFANGWIKTSLIR; encoded by the exons ATGAGTCAGGAGAGCTCTTTTCCtcctccacacacacacaccaacccaGCAACAACCATGGCCCTCATGGTTGCTCCGTCGCCACTCCTCACCTCCGGCGGCGGTGCCACCGCCTTCGCCACCCGGCTTACGCCGAAGAAGAAAGGCGCCGGGCTGATCGTAAGCAAGCGCTCCAGAATCTCGGCGCAGCTCG gtggtggcggtggaggtgGAGATGGAGAGACGAAGCCTGACGGCAAGAAGTTCATCACCAGAGAACAGGAGCCAGAGCA gTACTGGCAGACTGCCGGGGAGAGGAAGGGGGAGAACCCCATGATGACGCCGCTGCCCTACATCGTCATCTTCGGCTTCTCCACCCCCTTCATCATCCTCGCCATCGCCTTCGCCAATGGATGGATCAAGACGTCCCTCATCCGCTGA